The sequence below is a genomic window from Candidatus Brocadiaceae bacterium.
GGGCCCGGGCGCACGCCGCCGCACTCGCGGATGCGCGGAGGAACGCGCTGATCCAGGCGCACGCCGCCGTGCAGGCCCGCACGGTTGTTGCCGGCCGCCGTGTGGCGGAGCAGTCCGTCTGCGTCTGCGCCGCCGGCTACGTGCGGGAGATGCACGTGCTGGAGGCGGGCGGGCTGCCCGAGACCGAGCCGGCCGTCTACCGCGTGCGTGCCCGTGCGCTGGTCCACCCGCTGGACGCGCGCCCCGGCGACCCTCTGACGCCGGCCGTCTGCCTGGACGTGCCGTCGGACGCCGGCGCGGGCCTGCGCATGGACCTGGCCCGCGAGCTGGAACGGTGCGGGCTGCGCGTGGTCGAGCCCGGAGGCACGCAGCCGGCCATCCACCTGGCCGTGGCCCTGGCCGCTGCGCCGGAGGACCCCGGGGCGACCGACGGCGGCGAGGCGGGGCAGGAGGTGAGCTGGGCCCTCACCGCGGGCCGGCCCGGCGACCCGTCCGCATCGCACGCGGCGGGCTCCCGCGTGGTTCCCGCAGGGCCGGACGGGGTTGAGCGGGCGCTTCCGCCTCTTGCGCTGGAGATGGCCCGGGCGGTGTTGCGCCTCTGGTTCTCGCCGCGTCGGACCCGGGTTCGCATCCCCGAGGCCACGGGGTCGGAGGCGGAGGCGCTCCGTGCCGCGGCGGCCGAGGCGGCACTGCCGGGGGCCGATCCGGGCGGTCCGGGTGTCGTTTTCGACCTGCAGACCGCCGGCAGTCCGGATGGCGCCGTCCGGCCGATTCTGGCCCGCGCGGGGCTGGCGGGCCGGTTCGCGCTTCGCGAGGCATGCCTGCAGGAACTGGTCTATGTACGTCTACCTGATGTCGCCGAGGCGGCCGCGGATGCCCCCTGATCCGGGCACCTGCCGGGCGGCCGGCGGCGTCGCATAGCGGGGCGGACTCATGGGATTCGTCGTCGTCATCCTGCTCGCCTGGGGGGCCATGCACGCTTACGCGTGGACGCATGTGCGCATCCATGCCGGGCTGGGCACGCGCACGGCCTCGGTGCTGGGGCTGGCGATGCTGGTCCTGATGGTGGCGCCGATTGCCGGCATGATGCTGGTGCGCGCGGGGCGATCGGCGATCGGCCGGCCGGTCGAGGTCGTGGGTATGGTCTGGGCGGGCGCACTTTTTCTATTTCTCGGTGTGGCGCTCGTTCGTGACCTCTGGAACGGTCTGTTCGCGCTGGCGGGGCGCGTGCACCCGGGGGCGCGTGCATTCCGGCTGGTCGGCCCGCGGGTGCTTGCCGTCGAGCTGGCGGCGGTCGCGGCGCTGTGTGCCTATGCCCTGATCGAGCCGTGGCGGATCCGCACGGAGTGCGTGCGGCTGGAGTCGCCGAAGCTGACGGCGGAGCGGCCGCGCGTGCGGATCGCGGTGCTGGCCGACGTTCACGTGGGCAGCACCGTGGGGCGGCGGCGGCTGGCGCGCATTGCGGAGCGGGTGCGGCGCGCGGAGCCCGACATCCTGCTGAGCGCCGGCGATCTGGTTGACGCGGAGATGAAGGACTCGGCAGAGCTGGCGCGGATCCTGGCGGACCTGCCGGCGCCGCTCGGCAAGTTCGCCGTCACGGGCAACCATGAGTACTACGCGGGGCTGGGGCACTCGGTGGACTTCACGGGGCGCGCGGGCTTCGCGCTGCTGGCCGACGCGTGCGCGCGGCCCGTCGAGGGCCTGACCGTGGCCGGCGTCAACGACCCTACGGGGCGGCGGGGGCCGTTCCGAGACGGCGGCGGCCGGAGCGAGCAGGCGGTGCTGAGCGACGCGGGGGACGGCGATTTCGTTGTGCTGCTCAAGCACCGGCCCGTGGTCGAAGCGGGCTCGATCGACCGGATGGACCTGCAGGTGAGCGGGCACTCCCACCGCGGGCAGATCTTCCCGTTCAGCCTGCTGGTGGCCCTCTACTACGAACATGGCCACGGGCTGGTGGAGGTGGCCCCGGGCACGCATCTCTACACGAGCCGCGGCACGGGCACGTGGGGGCCGCCCATGCGCTTCCTCAGCCCGCCCGAGGTGACCGTGATCGACCTGGTCCGGGCCGCACGCTGACCACCGGCCCGTCAGCGTGCGGCGCGCGCCGTCCGGGCCATCTGTGCGCCCAGCCGCAGTGCGGCGACCAGCGAATCCTCCTCGGCCCGGCCGGTCCCGGCGATGTCGTAGGCCGTGCCGTGGCCGACGCTCGTGCGGACGATCGGGAGCCCGAGCGTGACGTTCACGACGGCGCCGAGCCCGGCGAGTTTCACCGGGATCATGCCCTGGTCGTGGTAGAGGGCCAGGACGGCGTCGTAGGCCCCTGCGGCGGCCTTCACGAACACCGTGTCGGCCGGCTCGGGGCCCGTCAGCCCGATGCCTTCCCGGCCGGCCGCCGCCACGGCGGGGGCCAGCAGCCGGGCCTCCTCGTCGCCGAACCGCCCGCCGTCCCCGCAGTGCGGGTTCAGCCCGCACAGGGCGATGCGCGGGTGCGGCGTGCCGAAGAAGCGGCGCAGACCTTCGTTGAGCACCCGCGCGACGCCGAGCAGGCCCGGGACGGACACCAGCCCCGGCACGTCGCGCAGGGCCACGTGGGTCGTCGCGAGGGCCACCCGCAGCGGTCCGTTGACGAGCATCATCACGGGCGTGGCCGCGCCGGTCAGGGCCGCGAGCATCTCGGTGTGGCCCGGGCAGCGCGCGCCGGCGGCCGCGATGGCCTCCTTGTTGATCGGGGCGGTGACCACCGCGTCGGCCCGGCCGGCCAGGGCCAGCGCCACGGCCTTCTCGATGTAGTCGATCGAGGCCCGGCCGCCCAGAGCGTCGGGCCGGCGGGGCTCGATCCGGTCCGGCGGGAAGCCGGGCACGTCCAGCAGCGCCGGCCAGAGCTGCGCGCCCGGGGCGTCGCCGAAGGCGTGCAGCGCCGGGTGCAGGCCCAGGCGGTCCGCAACGGCCGCCAGCACGGCGCCCGAGCCCACCACGAGCATGCGCGTGCGCACGTCCGTGCGCGCGAGTGCCTTGACGATCACCTCCGGGCCGATGCCGCGCGGGTCGCCCATCGTCACGGCCAGAACGACGTCGTCGCGTCCGTCTCGCATCAGAACCCTTGCTCCTGCAGGCCGGGGATGGTCAGGTCGGCGCCGGTTGCGGCTTCGTCGCGCCGCAGCAGGCGGCGGACCCAGCGGCCGATCAGGTCGCACTCGATGTTCACGCGTGCGCCCGTCGTCCGGCACCGGAGCGTCGTCTGTGCCAGCGTGTGCGGGATGACGCTCACCTGGAACGCCCCGGGGTCCAGGGACGCGATGGTCAGGCTCACGCCGTCGACGGCCACGCTGCCCTTCATCACCATCTGGTCGGCCAGGGCGGGGGGGACCTCGACCGTCAGGCGCACCTCGCCCGGCAGGGCGGCCAGGCTGCGCACGGTGCCCGTGCCGTCGACGTGGCCGCTGACGAAGTGGCCCCCGAGGCGGTCGCCGAGGCGGAGCGCCAGCTCCAGGTTCACCGGCCGTCCCGGGCGGGCCTCTCCGAGCGTGGTCAGCCGCAGCGTCTCGGCCCCGGCGTCGAATTGCACGTGCGGCGGCCGTATGGCCGTGGCCGTCAGGCAGGCGCCGTCCACGCACACGCTGTCGCCCGGGGCCACCTGCGCGGCCAGCGGGCCGCAGTCGACCCCGAGGGAGCAGGCTTCCCCGCGGCGGACGACGGACTGCACGGTGCCGACGTGCTGGACGATGCCGGTGAACATGCGGGCGGACCTCGCGTAGCGGATGGCAGCCGCGGCACGGCGCCGCAGGCGGCATGATAGCACGCCCGGGGCCGGCGTTTCTACGTGACGACCGCCGTGTGGAGCCATGCTCCCGGAGGGTTGACTTACGGTCGGCCGTTGGCCGATGATGCTGGAAGGGCGAGCGGGGGACGCCGGCGGACATCCGAGGACACCGTAGAATGCGGGACCCTGAGGACGAGCGCTGCGGGTACGAGTCGCTGGACCATACGGCCGATCTGGCGTTGCGCGTCTGGGCGCCGTCGCTCCGGGAGCTGATCGAGCAGGCGTCGGCCGGGTTCATCGGCCTGATGGTGGACCCGGAGACCGTGGAGCCGGAGCGGGAGGCCGCACTGGCAGTCACCGGTGAGGCGCCGGAGGAGCTGCTGGTCGGCTGGCTGAACGAGATACTGTTCGCGTTCGATGCGGAGGGGCTGGCGCCGGTGCGGGCCGTCGTCGACGCCGTCGGCGCCGGCGAAGTGCGCGGGCGGTTGTTCGGACAGGACTTCGACCCGCTCCGCCACGAGGTGCGCAACGTCATCAAGGCCGTCACCTACCATGATCTGGTCGTGAGGCCGTCCGCTGGGCGGCTGGAAGTCAGCATCGTCTTCGACGTCTGACGGCGACCGGGAAGGGGCCGACCATGAGCCAGAGACCCTACGTGCTGAGTCAGGTGGCGCCGTGCGTGCATGAGATCGCGCCGTTCGGCGGGATGAACGTGCCCGTGCGCATCTACGCCGACGCGAACCTGCTGGAGTCCATCGAGCGCGACAATGCGGTCGAACAGGCGGTCAACGTCGCGCACATGCCGGGCATCGTGGGCGCCTCTCTGGCCATGCCGGACGCCCACTGGGGCTACGGATTCCCCATCGGCGGCGTGGCCGCCTTCGACGAGGAGCAGGGCGGGGTCGTCTCGCCCGGCGGCATCGGGTTCGACATCAACTGCGGCGTGCGGCTGGCGCGCACCGGGCTGACCGAATCCGAGGTGCGCCCGCGGATCCACGATCTCATCGACGGGTTGTTCCGCGACATCCCCTGCGGCGTCGGCGCGTCGAAGGCCATCCGGACGCTCACCGTTCCGGACCTGCGCCGCGTCTGCGTGGACGGGGCGGCGTGGGCGGTGGAGAACGGGTTCGGACGGCCGGAGGACCTGGTGCGGACCGAGGCGGGCGGCGCGATCGAGGGCGCCGACCCGGACGCCGTCAGCCCCAGGGCCATGCAGCGCGGCGCCGCCCAGATGGGCACGCTGGGCAGCGGCAACCACTTCGTGGAGATCGACCGCGTCGTCGAGGTGTTCGACGCGCCGGCGGCCGAGGCGTTCGGCGTGGCGCCGGGCCTGGTGGTCGTGCAGATCCACTGCGGCTCGCGCGGGTTCGGGCACCAGGTCTGCACGGACTACCTGCAGACGATGCAGGCGGCGACGCGCAGGTACGGCATCCGGGTGTCGGACCGGCAGCTCGCGTGCGCGCCGCTCGGTTCGGCCGAAGCCGTGCGCTACCTGGGCGCCATGGCCGGCGCGGCCAACTACGCATGGGCCAATCGGCAGACGATCTTCGCGCTCGTCGGCCGCGTGTTCGAGAAGGTCTTCGGTGCAGACCGCGACGCGCTGGGGCTGCGGCAGGTCTACGACGTGTGTCACAACATCGCCAAATGGGAGGTGCACGACGTCGACGGCGAGCGGCGGCGGCTCTGCGTGCACCGCAAGGGGGCGACACGCGCCTTCCCGGCCGCCCATCCGGAGACCCCGGCGCCGTACCGCGCCGTGGGCCATCCCGTGCTGATCCCCGGCGACATGGGAACGGCCAGCTACCTGCTGGTGGGCACCGACCGCGCGATGCGCGAGACGTGGGGCAGCACCTGCCACGGTGCCGGCCGTGCAATGAGCCGCAAGGGCGCGATCCGCCGGGCGGCCGGGCGCAGCATCAAGAAGGAACTGGCGGCGCGCGGCATCCTGGTGCGGCATGAGGGGCGCGACACGCTCGCCGAAGAGATGCCCGACGCCTACAAGGACGTCGACGCCGTCGTGCAGGTGATGCAGGAGGCCGGCATCACGCGCAAGGTGGCGCGCATGGAGCCGATCGGCGTCATCAAGGGGTAGAGCGCGCGACGGGCGGGGAGCGGCCGGCTTTTTCCGTCGCCATTCGCGCGGGACTCCGGGGCGCCGGCCGTCCCACCGCATTCTGTAAAGCATTCTTGGGCAATCACTTCGGATGCATCGCCCCGGGCGACTGGCGGGCGCCGGCCGCCCGGAGGGATGCTTTTTGTTTTTGGGATGGCCGTTTGGCTAACCTACCCGTGTGAGTCTATGGCCACGGTCGGGAAGATCGAGCGGTCGGATCGGATCAGGAAGGGGGGTTGGCCCCATATGAAGCTCAAAGAAGTGCAACTGCTGGGTATCCTGGCCTTGCTGGCGGTCGCCGTGATCCTGCTCTGCGTGTGGGGCGGCGAGACGGTGCCGGAGGATGCGACGCTCGCCGAGGCCGGCGAGCAGACGCCGGAGCCCTCTGAGACGCGGACCGGAGTCGACGATCTGTTGCAGGAGCTGATGGCGCAGTCCGATCCGCCGGCTCGGTCCGTGCAGCCCCGCGTCGTCCAGCCGACCCCGCCGGATGCAGCCGGACAGGAGTCCGGCTCGCCCGCGTTGGGTGTCACGACGGAGGAGTCCACCATCCGCGACCTGATCAACCAGATGCAGCCCGAGGAGATCCGGGTCACTCGTGCGCCGACGCCGTCGACCGACGGATCGGCCCCGGGGGCGGCGCAGACGACGCCTCAGCGGCCGCAGCATTACGTCGTGGAGAGGGGCGACACGCTGAGCGGGATCAGCCAGAAGCTCTACGGCTCCTCGCGGCATCACGGTGCGATTCTGAAGGCAAACTCGGGGGTCCTGAGCGACCCCAGGCTGCTGCAACCCGGCATGCGGCTGCGCATTCCGCCCCTGGAAGGGAGTGAGGGCCGTGCGCCTGCCGCGTCCTCCCCGTCCCCGGTACTCGCGGCGTCCTCCGGCCGACGCACCTACAAGGTGGAACAGGGCGACAGCCTCTGGCGGATTGCCGAGAAGTGCTATGGCGGCGACGGGATGAAGTACAAAGACATCCAGGCCGCGAACAGCCGGGTGCTGCCGGACGCGGCCAGCCTTCAGCCGGGGATGGTGCTGGTGATCCCCTGACGGACCCGGCAGATGCCGGCATGACTCCCACGCAGGGCAGGGCAGGGCGGCGCGGGTCGGTTCACCGCGCCGCCGCCTTTTTGGGGGGTTGCGCGTGCTTGACGGGCCCTGTCGATGGGCTATATTGGCTGGGTCGGGACATGTTCGTTGCGGACCACCTCTCTGCGGGGCACGGGCGTCTGATGAGCCATGGACGCTGCGGCGGCGTCGGCCTGGCCTGTGTGCTCATTCTGTGCGTTGTGGGCGCGCGTCCGGCGCTGGGGCAGCAGGTGTCGTCGGCGGCTGTGCAGCGGCGGGTGGAGGCATTGACGCGCGCGGTGCGTGCGCGGCAACTGGAGGACGGCTCGTTCCGGGACCCGGAGGCGGCCAACTGGCCCGTGGGGCACACGGCGCTGGCCGTGCTGGGCCTGCGCACGGCCGGCGTGCCGGCCAACGACCGGGCGGTTCGTGACGGGGCGGCGTACCTGGCGCGCACCCGCGCCGAGGGCCGCCACGGCGTCTATGAGAGCGGTCTTCGCATCATGGCGCTGGAGAGTGTGGACTCCGCGCGGTACGCTGCGGAGATCGAGGCGACGGCGGGCTATCTGATCCGGGCGCAGCAGCCCTCCGGGGGGTGGAGCTACGGCCTGTCCGGCCGCACGGACAACTCCAACACGCAGTTCGCCATCCTGGGCCTGAACTCGGCGGCTCTCTGCGGCGTCACGGTGCCGGAGATCGTCTGGCGGCGTGCCGGGGAATACCTGGCCGTCGGGCAGAACCGTGACGGCGGCTGGGGCTACCAGCACGGGACGGCGTCCTACGGCAGCATGACGGCGGCGGGCGTGGCCGGGCTGTTCATCTGCGACCTGTGGCTGCACGTGCAGCGCGGACGGTGCGGCATCTACACGGATGCCTCGCGGGTTGCGAACGGCCTGAACTGGCTGGCCGAGAACTTCTCGGTGGCCGTCAATCCCCGCCGGGACGCCACCTACAAGTTCTACTACCTGTATGCGCTCGAACGGGCGGGCGCCATCCTGGCCCGGCCGCGTTTCGGGCGGCACGACTGGTACCGGGAGGGCGCCGCTCACCTGACGGAGCAGGCGGCCGCCGGCGGCGGGTTCGCCAGCGGGGGCGAGTCGGACTTCCTCCGCGACTGCTTCGCGCTGCTGTTCCTGGCCAAGGTGAACGCCCCCCTCCTGGTGCTCAAGGCCCAATGGACGGGGGATTGGCAGCCCTACCGCTATGACGTCCGTTTCCTCGTGAACCACGTGGGGAGGCTGCTGGGCCAGACGCTCGACTGGCAGATCGTGCCGCTGGACGCGCCCCTGGACGAACTGATGAGGGCGCCGATCCTCTACCTGAGCGGCCGGGGGGCGGGCGCATGGTCGGAGCAGGAGACGGGGCGCCTGAAGGAGTACGTCGAGGCCGGCGGGTTCGTGCTGGTGGAGGCGGCCGGCGGCGATGCGGCCTTCGACCGGTCCGTGC
It includes:
- a CDS encoding metallophosphoesterase — protein: MGFVVVILLAWGAMHAYAWTHVRIHAGLGTRTASVLGLAMLVLMVAPIAGMMLVRAGRSAIGRPVEVVGMVWAGALFLFLGVALVRDLWNGLFALAGRVHPGARAFRLVGPRVLAVELAAVAALCAYALIEPWRIRTECVRLESPKLTAERPRVRIAVLADVHVGSTVGRRRLARIAERVRRAEPDILLSAGDLVDAEMKDSAELARILADLPAPLGKFAVTGNHEYYAGLGHSVDFTGRAGFALLADACARPVEGLTVAGVNDPTGRRGPFRDGGGRSEQAVLSDAGDGDFVVLLKHRPVVEAGSIDRMDLQVSGHSHRGQIFPFSLLVALYYEHGHGLVEVAPGTHLYTSRGTGTWGPPMRFLSPPEVTVIDLVRAAR
- the pdxA gene encoding 4-hydroxythreonine-4-phosphate dehydrogenase PdxA, which produces MRDGRDDVVLAVTMGDPRGIGPEVIVKALARTDVRTRMLVVGSGAVLAAVADRLGLHPALHAFGDAPGAQLWPALLDVPGFPPDRIEPRRPDALGGRASIDYIEKAVALALAGRADAVVTAPINKEAIAAAGARCPGHTEMLAALTGAATPVMMLVNGPLRVALATTHVALRDVPGLVSVPGLLGVARVLNEGLRRFFGTPHPRIALCGLNPHCGDGGRFGDEEARLLAPAVAAAGREGIGLTGPEPADTVFVKAAAGAYDAVLALYHDQGMIPVKLAGLGAVVNVTLGLPIVRTSVGHGTAYDIAGTGRAEEDSLVAALRLGAQMARTARAAR
- a CDS encoding riboflavin synthase; the protein is MFTGIVQHVGTVQSVVRRGEACSLGVDCGPLAAQVAPGDSVCVDGACLTATAIRPPHVQFDAGAETLRLTTLGEARPGRPVNLELALRLGDRLGGHFVSGHVDGTGTVRSLAALPGEVRLTVEVPPALADQMVMKGSVAVDGVSLTIASLDPGAFQVSVIPHTLAQTTLRCRTTGARVNIECDLIGRWVRRLLRRDEAATGADLTIPGLQEQGF
- a CDS encoding archease, with the protein product MRDPEDERCGYESLDHTADLALRVWAPSLRELIEQASAGFIGLMVDPETVEPEREAALAVTGEAPEELLVGWLNEILFAFDAEGLAPVRAVVDAVGAGEVRGRLFGQDFDPLRHEVRNVIKAVTYHDLVVRPSAGRLEVSIVFDV
- a CDS encoding RtcB family protein gives rise to the protein MSQRPYVLSQVAPCVHEIAPFGGMNVPVRIYADANLLESIERDNAVEQAVNVAHMPGIVGASLAMPDAHWGYGFPIGGVAAFDEEQGGVVSPGGIGFDINCGVRLARTGLTESEVRPRIHDLIDGLFRDIPCGVGASKAIRTLTVPDLRRVCVDGAAWAVENGFGRPEDLVRTEAGGAIEGADPDAVSPRAMQRGAAQMGTLGSGNHFVEIDRVVEVFDAPAAEAFGVAPGLVVVQIHCGSRGFGHQVCTDYLQTMQAATRRYGIRVSDRQLACAPLGSAEAVRYLGAMAGAANYAWANRQTIFALVGRVFEKVFGADRDALGLRQVYDVCHNIAKWEVHDVDGERRRLCVHRKGATRAFPAAHPETPAPYRAVGHPVLIPGDMGTASYLLVGTDRAMRETWGSTCHGAGRAMSRKGAIRRAAGRSIKKELAARGILVRHEGRDTLAEEMPDAYKDVDAVVQVMQEAGITRKVARMEPIGVIKG
- a CDS encoding LysM peptidoglycan-binding domain-containing protein; its protein translation is MKLKEVQLLGILALLAVAVILLCVWGGETVPEDATLAEAGEQTPEPSETRTGVDDLLQELMAQSDPPARSVQPRVVQPTPPDAAGQESGSPALGVTTEESTIRDLINQMQPEEIRVTRAPTPSTDGSAPGAAQTTPQRPQHYVVERGDTLSGISQKLYGSSRHHGAILKANSGVLSDPRLLQPGMRLRIPPLEGSEGRAPAASSPSPVLAASSGRRTYKVEQGDSLWRIAEKCYGGDGMKYKDIQAANSRVLPDAASLQPGMVLVIP
- a CDS encoding DUF4159 domain-containing protein; the encoded protein is MSHGRCGGVGLACVLILCVVGARPALGQQVSSAAVQRRVEALTRAVRARQLEDGSFRDPEAANWPVGHTALAVLGLRTAGVPANDRAVRDGAAYLARTRAEGRHGVYESGLRIMALESVDSARYAAEIEATAGYLIRAQQPSGGWSYGLSGRTDNSNTQFAILGLNSAALCGVTVPEIVWRRAGEYLAVGQNRDGGWGYQHGTASYGSMTAAGVAGLFICDLWLHVQRGRCGIYTDASRVANGLNWLAENFSVAVNPRRDATYKFYYLYALERAGAILARPRFGRHDWYREGAAHLTEQAAAGGGFASGGESDFLRDCFALLFLAKVNAPLLVLKAQWTGDWQPYRYDVRFLVNHVGRLLGQTLDWQIVPLDAPLDELMRAPILYLSGRGAGAWSEQETGRLKEYVEAGGFVLVEAAGGDAAFDRSVRAMMAQCFPEERLVRLPTDHPVYSSHFDIPPEQRPPLEAAMGPCWISVLYAPEGLSCEWDVADFEHVNSRMGVNVVAYVTGLQTLEGKLAEPVYYAPSAQPPQERGGAFTLGQVVHAGNWQPHKVAWRRVLEEVNAKAGLTVYSRPLPIRVDVESPFEAQVLYLTGVDELRLGPEARRALKLYLERGGFLFAEAACGSRRFDESFRALVRQVFPGQDLAELPLGHPLYEGGEPLPRVEYSIGAREQSPDLQRPMLEFLELNGRAALVYSRFDLSSAIDGHPCHRCPSILQPSAGRLALKIILYGLAS